A section of the Spirosoma pollinicola genome encodes:
- a CDS encoding relaxase/mobilization nuclease domain-containing protein, with the protein MVIRLTVGAQIGGALRYNEQKVVQKQAHVLSATGFANNELAERSRNYATNVLENQAKKNSNVKKPTLHFSLSLHPTEQVSDEKFKAMAHQFMAEMGYQNQPYMVYRHHDTAHPHIHIVTTCVNESGEKINDSFIKRRTNAVRQKLELRFGLIKAQGRGKEKTAEQSQPVTPEHAQEVQSTQPQKMGGFEKKDQLEAILRQTFQQGAFDNIDEYRTLLKKQHVHTVLHQSTLNGKPVRGISYQFTDEAGKAATPRIKASEIGTWATWKEIEKQFGSPGQQQQKGQAQKQEQSQPNLLTYEQYKALATILSEELRAYKKEQHIYYDSALIENFPTAAMQARLHVITRKKLSDVEISEAVRRFEEYKRAQLPEIIKKEQFAFIRTMDTYTKIASEIQGSAQNKREFFSALSVDVSVDGWITSPSNRHLAYQIGPAHYDRIQTDDGPELKMPKIYSRGERTVMLLSESKKPFKESYYDVRAEHLERILKPERMNVIHAQLNANYITRLQKDGPVLGVDQVRYYYQRGIMIDPQQLATSKMGNEAVCTIRYNAAPTQSAVSAGYVFEKQMPHLNLEHWHKGLSTEAGRYMVALALLIDQAKETNGKSSDLTFLRKQIHQRDPALAKFSNEELLGVLEKRSLQGKGWIKQTDLEAKIDPNTYLNEYAINAQLIDIRAADVLGYEQTGKFKHVGKGIKKRSKGREL; encoded by the coding sequence ATGGTTATTCGGCTGACAGTTGGGGCACAAATCGGCGGGGCACTACGCTATAATGAACAGAAAGTTGTTCAAAAGCAGGCCCATGTCCTGAGTGCAACCGGCTTTGCCAACAACGAGTTAGCTGAAAGAAGCCGTAATTATGCCACCAATGTTCTGGAAAATCAAGCTAAAAAGAACTCGAATGTTAAGAAGCCTACACTTCATTTCTCGCTCAGTTTGCATCCAACCGAGCAGGTAAGTGATGAGAAATTCAAGGCGATGGCTCACCAGTTCATGGCCGAAATGGGCTATCAGAATCAGCCGTATATGGTCTATCGCCACCATGATACGGCCCACCCGCACATTCACATTGTAACCACCTGCGTAAACGAATCGGGCGAAAAAATCAACGATTCCTTTATCAAACGCCGGACAAATGCCGTGCGTCAGAAGCTTGAACTACGATTCGGCCTTATCAAAGCGCAGGGTCGTGGTAAGGAAAAAACGGCTGAACAGAGCCAACCTGTGACACCGGAGCACGCTCAGGAAGTCCAGTCGACGCAGCCCCAAAAAATGGGAGGTTTTGAAAAGAAAGATCAGCTGGAGGCCATCTTACGCCAGACATTTCAACAGGGTGCATTCGACAATATTGACGAATACCGTACTTTGTTGAAAAAGCAGCATGTTCATACGGTCCTGCACCAAAGTACGCTGAATGGGAAACCTGTTCGGGGTATCAGTTACCAGTTCACCGACGAAGCGGGTAAAGCGGCAACTCCTCGTATCAAAGCTAGTGAAATCGGAACCTGGGCGACCTGGAAGGAGATCGAAAAGCAGTTTGGTAGCCCTGGCCAGCAGCAACAAAAAGGACAAGCTCAGAAGCAGGAGCAAAGCCAGCCAAACCTGCTGACCTACGAGCAGTACAAAGCGCTTGCCACCATACTGTCAGAGGAGTTAAGGGCTTATAAGAAAGAGCAGCATATCTATTATGATAGCGCTCTGATTGAGAACTTCCCAACGGCAGCTATGCAAGCCCGGCTTCACGTTATTACGCGAAAGAAATTAAGCGATGTAGAAATTAGTGAGGCTGTACGCCGTTTCGAAGAATATAAACGCGCACAACTGCCAGAAATCATCAAGAAGGAGCAGTTCGCCTTTATCCGCACGATGGATACCTATACCAAGATTGCCAGTGAGATTCAGGGCAGTGCTCAAAATAAGCGGGAATTCTTTTCGGCACTTAGTGTAGATGTTTCGGTTGATGGCTGGATTACTAGCCCCAGCAATCGCCATTTAGCTTATCAGATCGGGCCTGCGCATTACGATAGAATCCAAACCGATGACGGTCCTGAGTTGAAAATGCCTAAAATTTACTCACGCGGTGAGCGAACAGTCATGCTGCTTAGTGAATCGAAAAAGCCCTTTAAAGAAAGCTATTACGATGTTCGAGCGGAGCATCTGGAACGCATCCTAAAGCCAGAACGGATGAATGTCATTCATGCGCAACTAAATGCCAACTACATAACCCGTCTACAAAAAGATGGGCCTGTATTAGGCGTAGATCAAGTCCGCTATTACTATCAGCGAGGCATTATGATTGATCCTCAACAACTAGCTACGAGTAAGATGGGTAACGAAGCTGTTTGTACCATTAGGTATAACGCAGCCCCAACTCAGTCGGCCGTATCTGCTGGATACGTGTTTGAGAAGCAGATGCCTCACCTCAACCTAGAACACTGGCACAAGGGCCTTTCTACCGAAGCCGGTCGATACATGGTCGCTCTGGCGTTATTGATCGACCAGGCAAAAGAAACAAATGGGAAGTCAAGCGATCTTACCTTCTTGCGTAAACAGATTCATCAGCGTGATCCAGCGTTAGCAAAATTCTCCAATGAAGAACTCCTCGGCGTATTAGAAAAGCGGAGTCTACAAGGAAAAGGCTGGATTAAACAAACCGATCTGGAGGCTAAAATTGATCCTAACACCTACTTGAACGAGTACGCGATCAATGCCCAATTAATAGACATCCGGGCAGCTGATGTACTAGGCTACGAACAAACGGGTAAGTTTAAGCATGTAGGAAAGGGAATAAAAAAACGTAGCAAAGGCCGCGAACTGTAA
- a CDS encoding YWFCY domain-containing protein, with protein sequence MSNQNEQQQNDWVHKGVLTVSFVILMVHVYFFCFDSLESRGYTWSIINNFLLKINRHIHIFDSTIYTKLICLLLLRVYGWANKPKKDLTTTWVTVWSNAIPGLLLFLGNFFLLRMSAVPVDIRNGLYIASTIAGFILLLSAVSLASRILGFNLRDDPYNEENEQFMHQEEKLENENSVNIQINYIYGKKQRQGWVNITNPFRATMIVGTPGSGKSYAVLNNFIRQHIEKGFSMMVYDIKYPTLTKIAYTYYLKNKDKYPELNKNKKTGELGATPMFCNVNFDKPRESLRINPLLPTKMTDIQDALEAAKIIMYNINRDWIGKSGDYFADSAINFLTSVIWYLKRYDDRMLQEAKEKGVEHDGRFYCTLPHVIEMIATVKEQLFPILQSEEDIELLLSPFASALLKGANNQLEGQISSALIALGRVASPALYWVLTGNDFSLDINNPKEPKILCLGNNQERKDTQGIIIGLINSRMVKLINKEGQLKCSIIVDELPTIYLMGLDNLIATARSNKISTCLGIQDYTQIKKMYGDKEAAAIWTIIGNIFSGQVLGETAKDLSSRFGKIRQQSRSVSINERDTNISLSERMEPLIPESKISSLSQGSFVGSVADNFDQKVKLKTFNGELVVEPVMVDQLNNLTPIPERPEMAKYSDEELNKLVADNFKQVKKEIKKLVESELNRLNNDPNYQHLVTQYQESEED encoded by the coding sequence ATGAGTAATCAAAATGAACAACAGCAAAATGATTGGGTACACAAAGGGGTACTTACCGTTAGTTTCGTTATCCTAATGGTACACGTATACTTCTTCTGTTTTGATAGTCTGGAGTCGCGTGGCTATACATGGAGTATCATCAACAATTTCCTGCTAAAGATCAATCGGCACATTCACATTTTTGATAGCACGATTTATACCAAGCTGATATGCCTACTACTTCTGCGGGTTTACGGCTGGGCTAACAAACCGAAAAAGGATTTGACAACAACCTGGGTGACCGTGTGGTCAAATGCCATTCCAGGGCTATTACTGTTCCTGGGAAACTTTTTTCTCTTACGGATGTCGGCTGTTCCAGTGGACATCCGGAATGGGCTTTATATCGCCTCGACAATTGCAGGTTTCATTTTATTGCTAAGTGCAGTAAGTCTGGCTAGTCGAATACTTGGTTTCAACTTAAGGGATGACCCCTACAACGAGGAAAACGAACAATTCATGCACCAGGAAGAAAAACTGGAAAATGAGAATTCAGTCAATATTCAGATCAACTATATCTATGGCAAGAAACAGCGTCAAGGCTGGGTAAACATAACAAACCCATTCCGGGCTACGATGATTGTTGGTACACCGGGTTCAGGGAAGTCCTATGCCGTTCTTAATAATTTTATCCGGCAACATATTGAGAAAGGGTTTTCGATGATGGTTTATGACATAAAATACCCGACGCTTACCAAAATTGCGTACACCTATTATCTAAAAAATAAGGATAAGTACCCAGAGTTAAACAAAAATAAAAAGACGGGTGAGCTGGGGGCTACGCCCATGTTTTGCAATGTCAACTTTGATAAACCGCGTGAATCGCTACGGATCAATCCATTGCTACCCACTAAAATGACCGATATTCAGGACGCCCTGGAAGCCGCCAAAATCATCATGTATAATATCAACCGGGACTGGATCGGCAAGAGTGGTGATTACTTTGCTGATTCAGCCATTAACTTTCTCACTTCTGTTATCTGGTACCTGAAGCGCTACGACGACCGAATGCTACAGGAAGCCAAGGAAAAAGGGGTTGAACACGATGGTCGGTTCTATTGCACATTACCACACGTTATTGAGATGATTGCAACGGTTAAGGAACAATTGTTTCCAATCCTTCAATCAGAGGAAGACATTGAATTACTATTAAGCCCTTTTGCCTCTGCTTTATTGAAAGGCGCTAACAACCAGCTGGAAGGACAGATTTCGTCGGCGTTGATCGCACTCGGCCGCGTGGCCAGCCCAGCCTTATACTGGGTTCTGACAGGAAATGATTTTAGCTTAGATATCAATAATCCCAAGGAGCCTAAGATTCTATGTTTAGGAAACAATCAGGAACGAAAGGATACCCAAGGGATCATCATAGGATTAATTAACTCCCGAATGGTGAAACTGATCAATAAAGAAGGCCAGCTAAAATGCTCAATCATTGTCGATGAATTACCCACTATCTATCTGATGGGCTTGGATAACCTTATCGCTACGGCTCGTAGTAACAAGATATCCACCTGTCTGGGTATACAGGATTACACACAAATTAAAAAAATGTATGGTGACAAAGAGGCCGCAGCCATCTGGACAATTATTGGAAATATATTCTCAGGTCAGGTATTAGGAGAGACGGCTAAAGACCTGTCGAGTCGATTTGGAAAGATACGGCAGCAAAGCCGGTCTGTATCAATCAACGAACGGGATACGAATATAAGTCTGTCCGAACGGATGGAACCGTTGATCCCCGAATCTAAAATCTCATCCCTTTCCCAAGGATCGTTTGTCGGCAGCGTAGCCGATAACTTTGATCAAAAAGTAAAGCTAAAAACCTTCAATGGCGAACTGGTAGTTGAACCGGTTATGGTTGACCAGCTAAATAATCTAACCCCTATTCCGGAACGGCCAGAAATGGCTAAATACTCAGATGAAGAACTCAATAAGCTTGTAGCTGATAACTTTAAACAGGTTAAAAAAGAAATCAAAAAATTAGTGGAGTCGGAATTGAATCGCCTGAACAATGATCCGAACTATCAGCACCTAGTTACTCAATACCAGGAATCCGAAGAGGACTAA
- a CDS encoding helix-turn-helix domain-containing protein, producing the protein MQERLSNRLREARIVLGLTQAEAASAIGIKQPMLHRAETSMEISSNRLLQIVDYYVNQRKINPAWLLSEPNLAFDIFAGEDKADEQKLRLLKGFLETLDGIDKTDETGK; encoded by the coding sequence ATGCAGGAACGTTTAAGTAACCGATTACGAGAAGCCCGGATTGTACTGGGCTTAACTCAGGCTGAGGCAGCCAGCGCCATCGGTATTAAACAACCCATGCTCCACCGGGCTGAAACATCGATGGAGATAAGTAGTAACCGGTTACTCCAAATAGTGGATTACTACGTTAACCAACGAAAAATAAATCCGGCTTGGTTGCTCAGTGAACCCAATTTAGCTTTTGACATCTTTGCCGGTGAAGATAAAGCCGATGAACAGAAACTTAGACTACTAAAAGGTTTTCTGGAAACGCTGGATGGGATCGACAAAACCGATGAAACCGGTAAATAG
- a CDS encoding M23 family metallopeptidase, which translates to MRFSKQLLKISTFLIGSPTAFAQGVFTSPAQLSPYSQQVSTDTIRPNTGHSFPITYLDKTGSSPDLVSPAKPAPSFPVLDPIKDSLQFLRYIDSLATRRVAAIRSQDLVKRKVGGNPLTDRDRSLNRLRDVPSILPFHVAADKATGLVKTRMSSKFGMRQHPVLGSLASHTGIDLPAPLGTPVYATADGFCRQIINQPEGIGLAIYLTHGRGHQTLYGHLLSTWIKPGDFVYRGQVIGRVGASGMTTGPHLHYGVRYNGQVVDPLPYCFLLSKPIKPVATLTRK; encoded by the coding sequence ATGCGCTTCTCGAAACAGTTACTCAAAATTTCTACGTTCTTGATTGGGTCTCCAACCGCTTTTGCCCAGGGCGTTTTTACGTCTCCTGCCCAGCTTTCACCCTATTCGCAGCAGGTATCAACGGATACAATACGGCCAAATACCGGGCATTCGTTTCCGATTACCTATTTAGATAAGACTGGTTCTTCACCAGACCTAGTAAGCCCCGCTAAACCGGCTCCTTCTTTTCCAGTACTTGATCCCATTAAGGATAGTTTGCAATTTTTACGGTACATAGACAGCTTGGCGACACGGCGGGTAGCGGCAATCAGAAGTCAGGATTTAGTCAAAAGAAAGGTGGGGGGTAATCCCTTAACGGATCGAGATCGGTCCTTAAACCGGTTACGGGATGTCCCTTCTATATTACCCTTCCATGTGGCTGCCGACAAAGCAACTGGGCTGGTAAAAACCCGAATGAGTTCCAAATTTGGAATGCGCCAACATCCGGTTTTAGGTAGTCTTGCATCGCATACGGGTATTGATTTACCTGCACCATTGGGAACTCCGGTGTATGCTACAGCGGATGGTTTTTGCCGACAAATTATTAATCAACCAGAAGGCATTGGATTAGCCATTTACCTAACTCACGGCCGAGGTCATCAAACGCTTTACGGCCATCTGCTATCGACCTGGATTAAACCCGGTGATTTTGTTTACCGGGGCCAGGTCATTGGGCGGGTGGGGGCTTCGGGCATGACTACGGGCCCCCACCTGCACTACGGCGTTCGTTACAATGGGCAGGTTGTTGATCCCCTACCCTACTGTTTTCTCCTCTCTAAGCCCATTAAACCAGTGGCTACCCTAACACGTAAGTAA
- a CDS encoding DUF3945 domain-containing protein gives MAKRNSPKQSPSLRIKAVSEVASESEQLKEQFYELLLPEEYQELRQYLGNDGFLSNDEISAALRDGRLVKEELSEKLSTLNLPTDNKGLQEKLTDYLWELHQIIQDPALERIQADKFYQVETIQAIPDAERKQGEDEQSKQRERDRSLEIVNGGLIANFLHNFKKAYNLEDNPEIDMGKKTRFQWQDVEASMEKMGLTREMLAETGNLDRLLKGEKTGVIDFKSEYNGQETALRGKIYLVSQGDEVKPFFQSVKQTLQVPDQKWGYSFSQEDKDLLKQKGELGKQVELDDRITGKKYKAYVGVDQETNSLTIWRADRVHIPIQIKGITLSKEQQESLQQGNPIRLSGMTGENGQKFDADVQVSAGRRSLSFSPPSEAIKQTIDVKTAKEMNRASDQLQGTSVGSATTKVQLPAQKKQREESKNKGIDPEVAKTGEPATKKELGKNKSQAKNKKTQKDQGLGV, from the coding sequence ATGGCAAAACGAAACAGCCCGAAACAGTCGCCAAGCTTAAGAATTAAAGCCGTAAGCGAGGTGGCCTCCGAATCCGAGCAACTCAAAGAACAGTTCTATGAACTGCTTTTACCCGAAGAATATCAGGAATTAAGGCAATACCTGGGAAACGACGGATTCTTAAGTAATGACGAAATCAGTGCTGCCTTACGAGATGGTCGATTAGTAAAAGAAGAGCTATCCGAAAAGCTTTCGACGTTAAATCTGCCTACCGATAATAAGGGCTTACAAGAGAAGCTGACGGACTACCTCTGGGAGCTTCACCAAATCATTCAGGACCCAGCCTTAGAACGCATCCAGGCTGATAAATTCTACCAGGTAGAGACCATACAAGCCATTCCTGATGCCGAACGCAAGCAAGGAGAGGATGAACAATCCAAACAACGGGAACGGGACAGAAGTCTCGAAATTGTAAACGGCGGACTCATTGCGAACTTTCTTCACAATTTCAAGAAGGCGTACAACCTGGAAGATAATCCAGAAATAGACATGGGAAAGAAAACACGTTTCCAATGGCAGGATGTCGAAGCTTCAATGGAAAAGATGGGTCTCACGCGTGAAATGCTAGCCGAAACAGGCAATTTGGACCGCTTATTAAAGGGTGAGAAAACCGGTGTCATTGACTTTAAATCAGAATATAATGGTCAGGAAACGGCCTTACGGGGTAAGATTTATTTGGTCAGTCAAGGAGATGAAGTAAAACCTTTTTTTCAATCGGTTAAGCAGACGCTGCAAGTGCCCGATCAGAAATGGGGGTACTCGTTTAGTCAGGAGGATAAAGACCTACTCAAGCAAAAAGGTGAGTTAGGCAAACAGGTCGAGTTGGATGACCGAATTACAGGAAAGAAATACAAGGCGTACGTCGGTGTCGATCAGGAAACAAACTCGCTGACCATTTGGCGCGCAGATAGGGTACATATCCCGATCCAGATCAAAGGGATTACCCTGTCAAAAGAACAGCAGGAATCCCTACAGCAAGGAAACCCCATACGGTTATCCGGTATGACGGGTGAGAATGGCCAAAAATTCGATGCTGATGTACAGGTATCCGCTGGCAGGCGGAGCCTCAGCTTTTCGCCCCCTTCCGAAGCGATCAAACAAACCATCGATGTAAAAACAGCGAAGGAGATGAACCGTGCGTCGGACCAGCTGCAAGGCACATCCGTCGGCAGCGCAACGACCAAGGTCCAGCTACCCGCGCAGAAAAAACAGAGAGAAGAGTCAAAAAATAAGGGTATCGATCCGGAAGTAGCAAAAACCGGTGAACCAGCCACTAAAAAAGAGCTGGGTAAAAATAAGAGCCAGGCTAAAAACAAAAAGACCCAGAAGGATCAGGGTCTTGGTGTCTAA
- a CDS encoding lipocalin family protein, which yields MKRLILFLSLTLLWSCEKGGGDVTPAFDPALVAGSWKLQALTIDPGTTGVWGTNVTDLLAAYRQQIGDACINDFRMNLTSNGKISRTTSETCDSRTLELFGFAEKGTWKASGSNLSVLSPYESGDYHNVTVDQTTMVWHRHIDLIDSEDKKTHEATLTWIRQ from the coding sequence ATGAAACGTTTGATTCTTTTCTTATCCCTTACGCTACTGTGGAGTTGCGAAAAAGGCGGAGGAGACGTTACACCGGCATTCGATCCGGCTTTAGTCGCTGGCAGCTGGAAACTTCAGGCCCTGACAATCGATCCCGGCACTACCGGTGTCTGGGGTACTAATGTCACGGATCTACTGGCTGCTTACCGGCAACAAATCGGAGATGCCTGTATCAATGATTTTCGCATGAACCTAACCAGCAACGGTAAAATATCCAGGACGACTTCTGAAACCTGTGACTCCCGCACGTTAGAACTGTTCGGGTTTGCTGAAAAAGGAACCTGGAAAGCTTCAGGATCAAACCTAAGTGTATTGTCGCCTTATGAATCGGGTGACTACCACAATGTGACGGTTGATCAGACGACGATGGTCTGGCACCGTCACATTGACTTGATTGATAGCGAAGACAAAAAAACGCACGAAGCAACCCTGACCTGGATTCGGCAGTAA
- a CDS encoding toprim domain-containing protein, with protein sequence MPTYNQPSFQDYRSQISIIELALHSGYEWQPKKGKTMPVLYNPSFDDHIVVKNPNDPANQVYFQTGSYADRGTLINFVSNRLTSCFSQFNNPNRTPAQCINDVLKDYLGIVPERKQSVKKLEDFIHQSFREAATEKEFSLEHYKLSQLSAENYLTQERYILPDLLNLPQFSGTVATQRIYFNEGKPVSLAGNEQSPNGERVLENIAFPYIPGDGEAINGLELRTATFKSHAAGSDRSHGVWISNANELPTQRLVVGESAIDLLSFRQMEISTGLHPQADSRYASIGGSLSLDNLTTLEKFMDKSTQLVFGFDNDDKGARYALTALTAMSKDNLSLTQASQQGYVSLQVPSPALQQGFTKLIEDHSRAIQTYMPQASSDLSEDLKKNMFHWRTDTKVPTLEIPLNTALLNTVNNQLIQQGQFSRSVAIVRPRGKDFNEDLKVEQLRQVKRPVLLINPAKGQIVNRFSTEEDARQFIEKDLTKKLLPIGTELQVLKADPNQLRPNVLGEIRVTSSGLEKTYTDNFKTQANRQRHEPSKTNEQTL encoded by the coding sequence ATGCCTACCTACAACCAACCCAGTTTTCAGGATTACCGCAGCCAAATATCCATCATCGAACTGGCCTTGCATTCAGGGTACGAATGGCAACCCAAAAAAGGGAAAACGATGCCTGTTCTTTACAATCCTAGCTTCGATGACCACATCGTCGTGAAGAATCCCAATGATCCGGCAAATCAAGTTTATTTCCAAACTGGTTCCTACGCTGATCGCGGTACTTTGATCAATTTTGTCTCAAATCGTTTAACGAGTTGTTTCAGTCAATTCAATAACCCGAATCGTACCCCAGCCCAATGCATCAACGATGTCCTGAAAGACTATCTGGGCATTGTTCCAGAGCGGAAACAATCGGTGAAAAAGTTGGAAGACTTCATCCACCAGAGTTTTCGGGAAGCCGCTACTGAAAAAGAATTCTCCCTGGAGCATTATAAGCTTAGCCAACTCTCCGCTGAGAACTACCTGACCCAAGAACGTTACATCCTGCCTGATTTACTCAACTTGCCCCAGTTTTCGGGAACAGTAGCCACTCAGCGAATTTATTTCAACGAAGGCAAACCCGTTTCACTGGCCGGTAATGAGCAGTCACCTAATGGCGAACGGGTACTTGAAAATATTGCCTTTCCATACATTCCCGGCGATGGAGAGGCTATAAATGGGTTGGAACTAAGAACTGCTACCTTTAAAAGTCACGCAGCCGGATCAGATCGTAGCCACGGCGTTTGGATTTCCAATGCCAATGAACTACCCACCCAGCGGCTTGTCGTCGGAGAAAGCGCCATTGACCTCTTATCGTTTCGACAGATGGAGATCAGTACGGGCCTGCATCCCCAGGCTGACAGCCGGTACGCGTCCATCGGTGGAAGCTTGTCCCTGGATAACCTGACGACGCTAGAGAAATTCATGGATAAGTCAACGCAGCTGGTGTTTGGCTTTGATAATGATGATAAAGGGGCACGGTATGCACTAACCGCCTTAACCGCGATGTCGAAAGATAATTTGTCACTAACCCAGGCCAGCCAGCAGGGATACGTTTCCCTACAGGTTCCCTCACCCGCCTTACAGCAAGGCTTTACAAAATTGATTGAGGACCATAGCCGGGCTATACAAACCTACATGCCTCAGGCGTCGAGCGATTTAAGCGAAGACCTGAAAAAAAATATGTTTCATTGGCGAACGGATACGAAAGTGCCTACCCTTGAAATTCCGCTCAACACGGCACTGCTGAACACGGTAAATAACCAACTCATCCAGCAAGGTCAATTCTCGCGCTCGGTAGCCATCGTGCGGCCCAGGGGAAAGGATTTCAATGAAGATCTGAAAGTGGAACAATTACGTCAGGTCAAACGGCCAGTTCTGCTTATCAATCCAGCCAAGGGGCAAATAGTAAACCGTTTTTCGACGGAGGAGGATGCCCGTCAATTCATCGAGAAAGACCTAACTAAAAAATTACTGCCCATTGGTACAGAACTACAGGTACTGAAAGCAGATCCAAATCAGCTACGCCCAAACGTATTAGGTGAAATACGGGTAACCTCATCGGGCTTAGAAAAGACGTATACGGACAACTTCAAAACGCAGGCTAACCGGCAGCGTCACGAACCAAGTAAAACGAACGAACAAACTTTATAG